The proteins below come from a single Acidobacteriota bacterium genomic window:
- a CDS encoding response regulator transcription factor, with protein sequence MIRTMIMDDEPLARERIRTLLADHHDITVIGECRDGQEAVNAILANRPDLIFLDVQMPEMDGFEVIQSISDEYTPATVFVTAFDEHAIRAFEVNAIDYLLKPIDAARFEKTVLRVITRLSSTNAQSGHEPDYQLFAFVERLRAERKYSTRFVVRTGSKLSFVRVSDVEWIDAADNYVRLHVSGREHFVRDTLKSVETQLDPEIFVRVHRSLIINLDCIESVEPSFHGEYLVTMKDGAKLSTSRSYSERLRELLR encoded by the coding sequence ATGATTCGCACGATGATTATGGATGATGAACCGTTGGCACGTGAACGGATTCGCACATTGTTGGCGGATCATCACGATATCACTGTCATCGGCGAATGCCGGGACGGACAAGAAGCCGTTAATGCCATTTTGGCGAATCGCCCCGATTTGATCTTTCTGGACGTGCAAATGCCTGAGATGGACGGATTTGAAGTCATCCAGTCAATCAGCGATGAATATACACCTGCGACAGTTTTTGTCACTGCGTTTGACGAGCACGCAATTCGCGCATTCGAGGTTAATGCGATTGATTATCTGCTCAAGCCGATTGACGCGGCACGATTCGAAAAAACCGTGCTTCGCGTAATCACTCGCCTCAGTTCAACAAATGCCCAATCTGGTCACGAACCTGATTATCAGCTCTTCGCTTTCGTTGAGCGACTGAGAGCAGAACGAAAATACTCAACGCGTTTTGTGGTTCGCACGGGCTCCAAACTCTCCTTCGTGCGCGTTTCGGACGTAGAGTGGATTGACGCGGCGGATAACTACGTGCGATTGCATGTATCCGGTAGAGAGCACTTCGTGCGTGACACGTTGAAATCTGTTGAAACGCAGCTTGACCCGGAAATTTTTGTCCGCGTCCATCGTTCGCTCATCATCAACCTGGACTGTATCGAATCAGTCGAACCATCTTTTCATGGCGAATACCTGGTTACCATGAAAGATGGTGCAAAACTCTCGACCAGCCGGTCGTATAGCGAACGTTTGAGGGAATTGCTGCGATAA
- a CDS encoding sugar phosphate isomerase/epimerase, with the protein MIEPSNTSRRSFLAGVTGLAVSFGARASAPRSKLRLGGPIFTKSDDPAELARAHRALGYSAAYVPQVSLKEPEKIKAIEKAFAAENVVIAEVGAWKNMLEADAGKRLVNLGYVTERLALAEAIGARNCVNIAGSFNPKQWDGPDPRNLSNEFFDATVENCRKVIDAVKPTRTKFTIEMMGWSLPDGADAYLKLFKAIARSGFGVHVDICNIINSPDRFYRSTEIINEVFRKLGRWICSCHAKDLQGKNVHFIETVPGRGGIDYRAYLANITALPFEAPLMLEHLSSPAEYDEGRQHILGLAKEMKIDLA; encoded by the coding sequence ATGATCGAACCATCCAACACAAGTCGTAGAAGTTTTCTGGCTGGCGTGACTGGCTTGGCGGTTTCGTTTGGGGCACGCGCATCGGCGCCTCGCAGCAAATTGCGACTGGGCGGGCCGATTTTCACCAAAAGCGACGACCCAGCAGAACTGGCTCGCGCGCATCGAGCACTGGGATACAGTGCAGCTTACGTCCCGCAAGTCAGCTTGAAAGAACCCGAGAAGATCAAGGCCATCGAAAAAGCCTTTGCTGCCGAAAATGTCGTGATCGCCGAAGTCGGCGCGTGGAAAAACATGCTCGAAGCCGACGCGGGGAAGCGACTGGTAAATTTGGGCTATGTCACGGAACGACTCGCGCTGGCCGAAGCCATAGGCGCGCGCAACTGCGTCAACATCGCGGGCTCCTTCAATCCTAAGCAATGGGACGGTCCTGATCCGCGCAATTTGTCCAACGAATTTTTTGACGCGACGGTAGAAAACTGCCGCAAGGTGATTGACGCTGTAAAACCAACTCGTACGAAGTTCACGATTGAAATGATGGGATGGAGTTTGCCAGACGGCGCAGATGCCTATCTGAAATTGTTCAAAGCGATTGCCCGCTCGGGCTTTGGCGTTCATGTGGACATTTGCAACATCATCAACAGTCCGGATCGGTTTTACCGCAGCACGGAAATCATCAACGAGGTCTTCCGCAAACTTGGCCGATGGATTTGTTCCTGTCACGCCAAAGACTTACAGGGGAAGAATGTCCACTTCATCGAAACCGTTCCCGGACGAGGCGGGATTGATTACAGAGCGTATCTGGCCAACATCACCGCGCTGCCGTTTGAAGCGCCGCTGATGCTGGAGCACTTGAGTTCGCCGGCGGAATATGATGAAGGCAGGCAGCACATTTTGGGGCTTGCGAAGGAAATGAAAATTGATTTGGCATAA
- a CDS encoding TlpA family protein disulfide reductase — protein MKSYKLLVFAFFWVGFSFPICHVTSSNFVLPQRPRPWDKVKVIPIGSAAPEWKLTTTAGDVISLAALRGDVVVLDFWSNWCGPCRKMEPLLDRLVHEYQSKPVKFFTMSIWPDKDFNARAYLKEHPMASIFLMGTDEVASDYGIWGVPTYYVINPKGKVSDIHVLLTVDAHALEKHLRDAIEQALISK, from the coding sequence ATGAAATCATACAAGTTACTTGTATTCGCATTTTTTTGGGTTGGCTTCAGTTTTCCCATTTGTCATGTCACAAGCTCGAATTTTGTGTTGCCGCAAAGACCTCGTCCCTGGGACAAAGTCAAAGTGATTCCCATTGGCTCCGCTGCGCCTGAGTGGAAACTGACAACAACAGCGGGCGATGTCATTTCGCTTGCAGCGTTGCGGGGAGACGTCGTGGTTTTGGATTTTTGGTCAAACTGGTGCGGCCCTTGCCGAAAGATGGAACCGCTCCTTGACCGGCTGGTACATGAGTATCAAAGCAAACCCGTCAAGTTTTTTACGATGAGCATTTGGCCAGACAAGGATTTCAACGCACGAGCTTATCTGAAAGAACATCCAATGGCTTCCATATTTTTGATGGGCACCGACGAGGTGGCGAGCGACTATGGGATCTGGGGCGTGCCGACTTACTACGTGATCAATCCGAAGGGTAAGGTATCCGATATACATGTCCTTTTAACCGTAGATGCACATGCGCTGGAAAAGCATTTGCGCGACGCCATCGAGCAGGCCTTAATTTCAAAATAA
- a CDS encoding histidine kinase, producing the protein MADQYICTMHEVPAKNGSFPSTSNHDGRNLTTVSVVSSRQIAIGALLFILGTILGVFLASLPVRSRTPLGGAFPAEFLNLVGIGSLTFYACLLSSPLYVWLARRMPIFGQYWRRNLAIHFLLTLGIVLLTSVVFFQLMIGKSPSPPARPERTDSNSLPAANTSSEKVMTGQPRSPAPNKARRPDIANFLLIRFFTESLPFWALIALVHAIEFHRRYRQREIETARLQTQLTESRLEALTAQLQPHFLFNTLQGISTLMHRDVKAADAMLSRLSDLLRLTLQRGEKQVAPLSEEMEMLAHYVEISRERFKDRLVFETRITMDAHQAMVPFFILQPLVENALQHGIARRAGPGRIGVSAERFGEMLHVAVSDDGPGLMNAGHEFPREGIGLSNTRQRLRELYGDQHQLTLTTPQEGGLRVELRIPYRTANTLQKGIS; encoded by the coding sequence GTGGCCGATCAATACATTTGCACCATGCATGAGGTTCCAGCAAAAAATGGTTCGTTTCCATCAACCTCTAACCACGATGGTCGGAATCTAACAACCGTCTCTGTCGTTAGCAGTCGGCAAATCGCGATTGGCGCACTTCTCTTTATCCTGGGCACTATCCTGGGCGTTTTCCTAGCTTCGCTCCCCGTTAGAAGTCGCACGCCACTAGGAGGAGCGTTCCCTGCAGAGTTTCTCAATCTGGTCGGAATTGGTTCTCTGACATTTTACGCTTGTCTGCTTTCCAGTCCGCTGTATGTTTGGCTGGCGCGCCGTATGCCGATCTTTGGTCAGTATTGGCGCAGGAACCTTGCGATTCATTTCTTGCTTACCTTGGGGATTGTTTTGTTGACCAGCGTCGTTTTCTTTCAGTTAATGATTGGGAAATCCCCTTCTCCGCCAGCGCGACCAGAAAGAACTGACTCAAACTCTCTTCCCGCTGCTAATACTTCAAGCGAAAAAGTAATGACAGGGCAACCACGCAGCCCTGCGCCGAACAAAGCTCGGCGGCCTGACATTGCAAACTTTCTCTTGATTCGCTTTTTTACCGAAAGCCTTCCTTTTTGGGCATTGATCGCGCTCGTTCATGCCATTGAGTTTCACCGCCGCTATCGCCAACGTGAAATCGAAACTGCCCGGCTTCAAACCCAGTTAACGGAATCGCGCCTGGAAGCCCTAACGGCACAACTTCAGCCGCATTTTCTTTTCAACACGTTACAGGGCATTTCTACCTTGATGCATCGCGACGTGAAAGCCGCTGATGCCATGCTTTCTCGTTTGAGTGACCTGTTGCGGCTCACCTTGCAACGTGGAGAAAAGCAGGTTGCCCCTTTAAGCGAAGAGATGGAAATGCTTGCTCATTACGTCGAAATTTCGCGTGAACGCTTCAAAGATCGTCTGGTTTTTGAAACCCGGATTACGATGGATGCTCACCAAGCCATGGTTCCTTTCTTTATTCTTCAGCCTTTGGTCGAAAATGCATTGCAACATGGTATTGCGCGGCGAGCGGGGCCTGGCCGAATCGGCGTGAGCGCGGAGCGTTTCGGCGAAATGTTACATGTGGCCGTCAGCGACGATGGCCCCGGGTTGATGAATGCAGGACACGAATTTCCACGCGAGGGAATCGGTTTATCCAACACCCGGCAACGATTGCGCGAATTATACGGCGACCAGCATCAGCTAACGCTCACGACCCCGCAGGAAGGGGGGTTACGCGTTGAGTTGCGTATCCCGTATCGAACCGCGAACACGCTGCAGAAAGGAATCTCATGA
- a CDS encoding M20 family metallo-hydrolase translates to MNRREFNFAVLSAGIAHVLPMMQTSSRLRVNEQRLNQRLKELAEFGKTPEGGTHRVAYTEADLQGRAFTMNLMRTAGLEVHIDPAGNLIGRRVGLDANLPSLAIGSHIDSVPQGGRYDGQVGSMGAIEVAQTLADIKLALRHSLEVIIFSNEEGGTYGSHAMAHGLTEKQLGLSTNSGKTVGEGIKFIGGEPGKLAQPLRKRGDLAAYLELHIEQGGILEAEKINIGVVEGIVGINQWEVTIEGVANHAGTTPMNQRHDALLAAAKYIEAVNRAVTSMPGRQVGTVGRIQAQPGAYNVIPGKVLTTLELRDLDAAKIQLLFQKIQSEVAEIENITGTNFNFKETNAIVPAPTDLRVRGLVDRTAKQLGLTTKLMPSGAGHDAQEIAPIAPVGMIFIPSRNGISHSPREFSTPEDIANGANVLLHTLLELDQQ, encoded by the coding sequence ATGAATCGTCGTGAGTTCAATTTTGCAGTGCTCAGTGCAGGGATTGCCCATGTGTTGCCCATGATGCAAACGTCCTCAAGGCTGCGGGTCAATGAGCAACGGTTGAATCAACGTCTGAAAGAACTCGCCGAGTTCGGTAAAACGCCGGAAGGTGGCACACATCGCGTAGCCTATACCGAAGCCGATTTACAGGGACGCGCGTTCACAATGAATTTGATGCGCACCGCCGGGTTGGAGGTTCACATTGATCCCGCAGGTAATTTGATTGGCCGCCGCGTGGGGCTTGACGCCAACTTGCCGTCGCTGGCCATCGGTTCGCATATTGATTCGGTTCCACAAGGTGGTCGTTACGATGGTCAGGTCGGTTCAATGGGCGCAATTGAAGTGGCGCAAACGCTCGCTGACATCAAGCTGGCGCTGCGGCATTCGCTGGAAGTCATCATCTTTTCCAATGAAGAAGGCGGCACGTATGGCAGCCACGCAATGGCGCATGGCCTGACTGAAAAACAACTTGGATTGAGCACCAATAGTGGCAAAACCGTTGGCGAAGGCATTAAATTCATTGGCGGTGAACCGGGCAAGCTGGCTCAACCTTTGCGAAAACGCGGCGACCTGGCCGCGTATCTGGAACTGCACATCGAACAAGGCGGCATACTGGAAGCCGAAAAGATCAACATCGGCGTGGTCGAAGGCATTGTCGGAATCAACCAATGGGAAGTGACCATCGAAGGAGTTGCCAATCATGCCGGTACGACTCCCATGAACCAGCGTCACGACGCGCTGTTGGCCGCCGCCAAATACATCGAAGCGGTCAACCGCGCCGTCACCAGCATGCCCGGCAGGCAGGTCGGAACCGTGGGGCGCATTCAAGCGCAACCGGGCGCGTACAACGTGATTCCCGGAAAAGTTCTGACGACATTGGAATTGCGCGACCTGGACGCAGCAAAAATTCAATTGCTGTTTCAAAAAATCCAGTCCGAAGTCGCAGAGATCGAAAACATCACCGGCACGAATTTCAACTTTAAGGAAACCAACGCGATTGTGCCTGCGCCAACCGATTTGCGCGTTCGCGGCTTGGTTGACCGGACAGCGAAACAGCTTGGCTTGACGACGAAATTGATGCCCAGCGGCGCAGGCCACGACGCGCAGGAAATTGCGCCCATCGCGCCTGTCGGGATGATTTTCATTCCCAGCCGCAACGGCATCAGCCACAGCCCGCGCGAATTTTCCACGCCGGAAGATATTGCCAACGGAGCCAACGTGTTGCTCCACACGCTGCTCGAACTTGACCAACAATAA
- a CDS encoding cyclase family protein, which produces MGNTRLLEPLPVILPRRVVTVKIWGNKMNLLERLPTFDELPVKPHYPPRSAWGVFGEDDEIGTLNLLTPERVAVAAGLVKTGEIFPMSWELEKPHPPLFNRSALNHTIHRRRKNVFDDIYDNFNTQSSSQWDGLRHYGHREHGFYNGVTEEQIADPAISRNGIHHWARRGIAGRAVLIDFRRFADAHGIEYSPGVRYGITAGQLQAAAAWQGVQFQTGDILLLRVGWIEWYCSLSEEQRTALAQPGGMQVAGMTQGEDSLRFLWDNHFAAVASDNPSFEANPFPPADEALHDTIIGLWGMPIGEMFTLDALAASCATDRRYECFFTAAPLNKLGGIASPPNALAIR; this is translated from the coding sequence TTGGGGAACACTCGTTTGCTGGAACCGCTGCCGGTGATTCTGCCGCGCCGTGTGGTGACGGTTAAAATATGGGGGAATAAGATGAATCTGCTGGAACGATTGCCGACTTTCGATGAATTGCCTGTCAAACCGCATTACCCGCCGCGCTCCGCCTGGGGCGTGTTTGGCGAAGATGACGAAATCGGGACGCTGAATCTGTTGACGCCGGAACGCGTGGCTGTTGCTGCCGGGTTGGTGAAGACTGGCGAAATCTTTCCGATGAGTTGGGAACTGGAAAAACCGCATCCACCACTGTTTAATCGCTCGGCGTTGAATCACACCATCCATCGCAGGCGAAAAAATGTTTTTGATGACATTTACGATAACTTCAACACGCAATCGTCTTCGCAGTGGGACGGCCTTCGGCATTACGGCCACCGGGAGCACGGGTTTTACAACGGCGTAACCGAAGAGCAGATTGCCGACCCTGCTATTTCGCGCAATGGCATTCACCACTGGGCGCGGCGAGGAATCGCGGGACGAGCCGTGCTGATTGATTTTCGCCGCTTTGCCGATGCGCACGGCATAGAGTATTCGCCCGGCGTGCGGTACGGAATTACTGCGGGGCAATTGCAAGCTGCGGCAGCGTGGCAAGGCGTACAGTTTCAAACCGGCGATATTCTGTTGCTGCGCGTTGGTTGGATCGAATGGTACTGCTCGCTCAGCGAAGAGCAACGAACCGCGCTTGCACAACCCGGCGGAATGCAGGTCGCTGGAATGACGCAAGGCGAAGATTCGTTGCGCTTTTTGTGGGACAACCATTTCGCCGCCGTTGCCAGTGACAATCCAAGCTTTGAAGCCAACCCGTTTCCGCCCGCGGATGAGGCTCTGCACGACACGATCATCGGGTTGTGGGGAATGCCCATCGGCGAAATGTTCACGCTGGATGCGCTGGCGGCATCCTGCGCGACAGACCGGCGCTACGAATGTTTCTTTACCGCTGCGCCGTTAAACAAACTCGGTGGCATAGCTTCCCCGCCGAACGCATTGGCAATCAGATGA
- a CDS encoding FAD-dependent oxidoreductase, protein MIARRDFLKRSILAASALPSVRTFFAADNKEKIERAGAAKKVIIIGAGLAGMCAAYELVQAGHEVTVLEARMRSGGRVWTLRDNYPEGMYAEAGATNVFDNHEWTNKYIKLLGVAIDQMESTSGASIYYLRGKRIVMKPGSPVDWPLELKADEKGLSRGALWTKYVVPAVKELGDVEAADWPHPLLARLDKISFAEFLRQQGASPGAQEILKLGLADQLGDGAEAVSALNLLREAAPRAAVKQASFIRGGSDMFPKAFAAKLGDRIHYGLPVVRIEHDSRSVKVICQQTGSQQTFSADYLICAIPFTVLRRVEISPGFSLAKQQAIAQLGNTSVVRVFLQTRKRFWLDEGLTGSATTDLPIVTAYDKAHYLPGTRGMLEVYAAGVKARKLAAMPATERLNFTVKQMRLILPNLRQYYEGGASICWDDEKWTCGAYAWFRPGQMESFLPHFAKPEGRIHFAGDHTSPWPGWMNGALQSGARAAREVNQLA, encoded by the coding sequence ATGATTGCCCGAAGAGATTTTTTGAAACGCAGCATTTTGGCTGCATCGGCGCTTCCATCGGTTCGGACATTTTTTGCCGCTGACAACAAAGAGAAAATCGAAAGAGCGGGTGCGGCCAAAAAAGTCATCATCATTGGCGCAGGACTCGCGGGAATGTGTGCGGCTTACGAACTTGTCCAGGCTGGCCACGAAGTCACAGTGTTGGAAGCTCGAATGCGCAGCGGCGGGCGGGTTTGGACTTTGCGCGACAATTATCCGGAAGGGATGTACGCCGAAGCCGGAGCGACCAACGTTTTCGACAATCACGAATGGACGAACAAATACATCAAGCTGCTTGGCGTGGCGATTGATCAAATGGAATCCACCAGCGGCGCTTCAATTTATTACCTCCGAGGCAAGCGCATCGTCATGAAACCCGGCAGCCCGGTGGATTGGCCGCTGGAACTGAAAGCCGATGAAAAAGGATTGAGTCGCGGCGCATTGTGGACCAAGTATGTGGTGCCTGCAGTGAAAGAGCTTGGCGATGTGGAAGCAGCGGATTGGCCGCATCCTTTGCTGGCGCGGTTGGACAAAATTTCCTTCGCGGAGTTTTTGCGGCAACAGGGAGCTTCGCCCGGCGCACAGGAAATCCTAAAGCTGGGGTTGGCCGATCAGTTGGGCGACGGAGCCGAAGCCGTTTCGGCCCTGAACCTGTTGCGCGAAGCTGCGCCGCGCGCGGCGGTGAAGCAGGCGTCTTTCATTCGCGGCGGAAGCGACATGTTTCCAAAAGCCTTTGCGGCGAAACTCGGCGACAGGATTCATTACGGTTTGCCGGTGGTTAGGATTGAGCATGATTCGCGAAGCGTGAAAGTGATTTGCCAGCAAACAGGCAGCCAGCAAACTTTCTCGGCGGATTATCTGATCTGCGCGATTCCGTTTACGGTGCTTCGACGCGTGGAAATTTCGCCCGGCTTTTCACTCGCCAAACAGCAAGCCATTGCTCAGCTTGGAAACACGTCGGTTGTTCGCGTCTTTCTGCAAACGCGCAAGCGGTTCTGGTTGGACGAAGGGTTGACTGGCTCTGCCACGACGGATCTTCCCATCGTGACCGCTTACGACAAAGCGCATTACCTGCCCGGCACACGCGGCATGCTGGAAGTTTATGCCGCGGGAGTAAAAGCCCGGAAGCTGGCTGCGATGCCTGCGACTGAACGGTTGAATTTCACCGTCAAACAGATGCGACTGATTTTGCCGAACCTGCGACAGTATTACGAAGGCGGCGCTTCGATTTGTTGGGATGACGAAAAATGGACGTGTGGCGCGTACGCCTGGTTCAGACCCGGGCAAATGGAATCGTTCCTGCCGCATTTTGCCAAACCTGAAGGCCGTATTCATTTTGCGGGTGATCACACTTCGCCGTGGCCGGGGTGGATGAACGGAGCCTTGCAATCGGGAGCGCGCGCCGCCCGCGAAGTGAATCAACTCGCTTAG